A genomic region of Bosea sp. 124 contains the following coding sequences:
- a CDS encoding ABC transporter substrate-binding protein produces the protein MKTQWIIATALATALALPASAQDKVKLVDVVELSGAGATAGTNWKNGIDLAVADINAKGGILGKQIEIVHYDTQTNPGNTRAAVQRAIDEGTYAVLGPVFSGPIGASMQIAQRAEIAQLVGGEAAGLTKQGNQFLFRTSLSQTAAMPKIANYLKNTVKAGSVAVVWVNNDFGKGGRDAIIPELEKAGIKVAADVATEQGQADFAADAIKIKNSNADAVFVYLNEEESARFLRAAKQQGITKPMVGETTLLGAKVIELAGEAANGVRGHVGLSIDAPIPAFQEFGKKFQAKYNYASDHNGLKGYMAVYMVKWATEKQKKFDKKGVADTLRGATIKPSDEPGILMETTIEENGDLDRESFLAEVINGKQVINATLPKIRP, from the coding sequence ATGAAGACCCAATGGATCATCGCCACCGCGCTGGCGACCGCGCTTGCCCTGCCGGCCTCGGCGCAGGACAAGGTCAAGCTCGTCGATGTCGTCGAGCTGTCGGGCGCCGGCGCCACCGCCGGCACCAACTGGAAGAACGGCATCGACCTCGCCGTCGCCGACATCAATGCCAAGGGCGGCATCCTCGGCAAGCAGATCGAGATCGTCCACTACGACACCCAGACCAATCCGGGGAACACCCGCGCTGCCGTGCAGCGCGCCATCGACGAAGGCACCTATGCCGTGCTCGGCCCGGTCTTCTCAGGCCCGATCGGCGCCTCGATGCAGATCGCCCAGCGGGCCGAGATCGCCCAGCTCGTCGGCGGCGAGGCGGCCGGACTGACCAAGCAGGGCAACCAGTTCCTGTTCCGCACCTCGCTCAGCCAGACGGCAGCGATGCCCAAGATCGCCAACTACCTGAAGAACACGGTCAAGGCCGGCTCGGTCGCGGTCGTCTGGGTCAACAACGACTTCGGCAAGGGCGGTCGCGACGCGATCATTCCCGAGCTTGAAAAGGCCGGCATCAAGGTCGCTGCCGATGTCGCGACCGAACAGGGCCAGGCCGATTTCGCGGCTGACGCGATCAAGATCAAGAACTCCAATGCCGATGCGGTCTTCGTCTATCTGAACGAGGAGGAGAGCGCTCGCTTCCTGCGCGCCGCCAAGCAGCAGGGCATCACCAAGCCGATGGTCGGCGAAACGACGCTGCTCGGCGCCAAGGTGATCGAACTCGCCGGTGAGGCCGCCAATGGCGTCCGCGGCCATGTCGGGCTGTCGATCGACGCGCCGATCCCGGCCTTCCAGGAGTTCGGCAAGAAGTTCCAGGCGAAGTACAACTACGCCTCCGACCATAACGGCCTGAAGGGCTACATGGCCGTCTACATGGTCAAATGGGCGACCGAAAAGCAGAAGAAGTTCGACAAGAAGGGTGTCGCCGACACGCTGCGCGGCGCAACGATCAAGCCCTCGGACGAGCCCGGCATCCTGATGGAGACCACCATCGAGGAGAATGGCGACCTCGACCGCGAGAGCTTCCTCGCCGAGGTCATCAACGGCAAGCAGGTGATCAACGCAACGCTGCCGAAGATCAGGCCGTAA
- a CDS encoding DUF4142 domain-containing protein, producing the protein MRLLLPIVTAAVLSASSASAQTSLLPQDFAAQAAVANMFGVESATLALHKTSSPEIKSFAHRLANDHGTTGSSLRQITARRSDIALPERPDSRHLDMLRDLSSMQGPEFDKAYVAAQRAAQQETVALVAAYAESGSDPELKRFAAKALPTLQYLDRKAKALPTPD; encoded by the coding sequence ATGAGACTGCTCCTCCCGATCGTCACGGCAGCCGTGCTCAGCGCCTCCTCTGCCTCCGCGCAGACGTCGCTGCTGCCGCAGGACTTCGCGGCCCAAGCCGCGGTCGCGAACATGTTCGGGGTCGAGTCGGCGACGCTCGCCCTGCACAAGACGAGTTCACCCGAGATCAAGAGTTTCGCCCATCGCCTCGCGAATGATCACGGCACGACCGGCAGCAGCCTGAGGCAGATTACGGCGCGGCGTTCCGACATCGCGCTGCCGGAGCGCCCCGATAGCCGCCATCTCGACATGCTGCGCGATCTCTCGTCGATGCAGGGGCCGGAATTCGACAAGGCCTATGTCGCTGCCCAGCGCGCCGCGCAGCAGGAAACTGTGGCGCTGGTCGCGGCTTATGCCGAGAGCGGTTCAGACCCTGAATTGAAGAGGTTCGCTGCCAAGGCCCTGCCGACGCTGCAGTATCTCGACCGCAAGGCTAAGGCGCTGCCGACGCCGGACTGA
- a CDS encoding branched-chain amino acid ABC transporter permease, with the protein MSAPATQPATNGRLTASPRLARLPGIAGTIDGTFLTLVIGAAILWFAPVGMGRYGTYVLSLWLVMSIAVMGLNLTLGYAGLKSLAQAAFMGLGAYTTALLTTKAGVSWYAAFALSGLLTFAVGILLGFPALRVKAHYLAFVTLAFSTLIWLILRNEQWLTGGVFGISNINRPDFFGIKLFGALEFHRFVVAVTFILAVALWWLIRSPWGRAFTALRENPIRAASLGIDTRAYTLLAFAIGSAYAGFAGALYAPLVEFIDPSPFSLSQSFFLLLMVVAGGSGYLLGPFVGALLGVVLPEWLRFAGSLYLIIFASIVMLLLIACPQGVSGLLERAWAKLTGKRGDSR; encoded by the coding sequence ATGAGCGCGCCCGCAACCCAGCCCGCGACCAACGGGCGCCTGACGGCCTCCCCTCGCCTCGCCCGGCTGCCCGGCATTGCCGGCACGATCGACGGCACCTTTCTCACCCTCGTGATCGGCGCCGCAATCCTGTGGTTCGCGCCGGTCGGGATGGGCCGCTACGGCACCTATGTGCTGTCGCTCTGGCTGGTGATGAGCATCGCCGTGATGGGGCTCAACCTGACGCTGGGCTATGCCGGGCTGAAGTCGTTGGCGCAGGCCGCCTTCATGGGGTTAGGGGCCTATACGACGGCGCTGCTGACGACCAAGGCCGGCGTGTCCTGGTATGCCGCCTTTGCCCTGTCGGGGCTCTTGACCTTCGCGGTCGGCATCCTGCTCGGTTTCCCGGCGCTCAGGGTCAAGGCGCATTACCTCGCCTTCGTCACGCTCGCCTTCTCGACGCTGATCTGGCTGATCCTGCGCAACGAGCAATGGCTCACCGGCGGCGTCTTCGGCATCTCCAACATCAACCGGCCGGATTTCTTCGGGATCAAGCTGTTCGGCGCGCTCGAATTCCACCGCTTCGTCGTAGCGGTGACCTTCATCCTGGCGGTGGCGCTGTGGTGGCTGATCCGCTCACCCTGGGGCCGCGCCTTCACCGCGCTCCGCGAGAACCCTATCCGGGCCGCGAGCCTCGGCATCGACACCCGCGCCTATACCCTGCTCGCCTTCGCCATCGGCTCCGCCTATGCGGGTTTTGCAGGGGCGCTCTATGCGCCGCTGGTCGAGTTCATCGACCCCTCGCCCTTCTCGCTGTCGCAAAGCTTCTTCCTGCTGCTGATGGTGGTGGCGGGCGGGTCCGGCTACCTGCTCGGGCCCTTCGTCGGCGCGCTGCTCGGCGTGGTGCTGCCGGAATGGCTGCGCTTCGCCGGATCGCTTTATCTGATCATCTTCGCGTCCATCGTGATGCTGCTGCTGATCGCCTGCCCGCAAGGGGTGAGCGGCCTGCTGGAGCGCGCCTGGGCGAAGCTCACCGGCAAGCGGGGAGACAGCCGATGA
- a CDS encoding ABC transporter ATP-binding protein: protein MNQVSPSNKVLEVSNLHKAFGGIKAVNGVSFSVNEGEILGIIGPNGCGKSTLFNCILGQLEPTEGSVKLDGREVTNMRPSDLNRLGVSRTFQLLQVFPELSVRENLILAGQEHEGSMLSRLFGARDAGLTEKAEQMIGFFKLGHLADAKAGGLSYGQQKLLDAAMAFMAGPRLVLLDEPAGGVNLTMLGDLKERLRAINAEQGATFVVIEHNMDFVMSLCSRVIVLAEGKVLAEGTPAEVRANPAVIEAYLGH, encoded by the coding sequence ATGAACCAGGTCTCTCCAAGTAATAAAGTTCTGGAAGTCAGCAACCTGCACAAGGCTTTTGGGGGCATCAAGGCGGTCAACGGCGTCTCCTTCTCGGTGAATGAGGGCGAGATTCTCGGCATCATCGGGCCGAATGGCTGCGGCAAGTCGACCCTGTTCAACTGCATTCTCGGCCAGTTGGAGCCAACCGAAGGCAGCGTGAAGCTCGACGGGCGGGAGGTCACCAATATGCGCCCGTCCGATCTCAACCGGCTCGGCGTCAGCCGCACCTTCCAGCTCCTGCAGGTCTTCCCGGAATTGTCTGTGCGGGAGAACCTGATCCTCGCGGGCCAGGAGCATGAGGGCTCGATGCTGTCGCGGCTGTTCGGCGCGCGCGATGCGGGGCTGACGGAAAAGGCCGAGCAGATGATCGGCTTCTTCAAGCTCGGCCATCTGGCGGATGCCAAGGCGGGCGGGCTCTCCTACGGCCAGCAGAAGCTGCTCGATGCCGCCATGGCGTTCATGGCCGGCCCACGCCTCGTGCTGCTCGACGAGCCGGCCGGCGGCGTCAACCTGACCATGCTGGGCGACCTCAAGGAGCGCCTGCGCGCCATCAATGCCGAGCAGGGCGCGACCTTCGTGGTGATCGAGCACAACATGGATTTCGTCATGAGCCTGTGCTCGCGCGTCATCGTGCTGGCCGAGGGCAAGGTGCTGGCGGAAGGCACGCCTGCCGAGGTCAGGGCCAACCCGGCCGTGATCGAAGCGTATCTGGGGCATTGA
- a CDS encoding Gfo/Idh/MocA family oxidoreductase: protein MSPRLNIALVGAGLIGRAHLERLDASQDCDCAAICDPTDGARALATERGTPWFASIGEMLAAMKPDGAIIATPNAMHVPGAIDCLKAGVPVLIEKPLAESVAAARQLVEVQARTGVPVLGGHHRRHNPIVKAARKLVQGGRLGRLVAVNALFLIRKPDDYFDVAWRREPGGGPVLINLIHDIDNLRFICGEIDSVQAMTSNAARGLAVEDTAALIFRFANGALGTATVSDATPSPWSWELSSGENKAYPQREGHCYLIAGSEGSLSLPGLERWHYEGRQGWWEPLLRESLAVEPLEPLAEQIRHFCAVIRGTEAPITDAADAARTLAVVEAVSEAARRGGLVTIAGQARAQAA from the coding sequence ATGAGCCCCCGCCTCAACATCGCCCTCGTCGGCGCGGGGCTGATCGGTCGGGCGCATCTCGAACGCCTCGACGCTTCGCAGGATTGTGACTGCGCCGCGATCTGCGACCCCACGGATGGCGCCAGGGCGCTCGCCACAGAACGCGGCACACCATGGTTCGCCTCGATCGGCGAAATGCTGGCCGCGATGAAGCCCGATGGCGCGATCATCGCCACGCCCAACGCCATGCATGTGCCGGGCGCCATCGACTGTCTGAAAGCCGGCGTTCCCGTGCTGATCGAGAAGCCGCTGGCGGAGAGCGTGGCTGCGGCGCGGCAATTGGTCGAGGTTCAGGCGCGCACGGGTGTGCCCGTGCTCGGCGGCCATCACCGACGCCACAACCCGATCGTCAAGGCGGCGCGCAAGCTCGTGCAGGGAGGCAGGCTCGGGCGCCTGGTCGCGGTCAACGCGCTGTTCCTGATCCGCAAACCGGACGACTATTTCGACGTCGCCTGGCGGCGCGAGCCCGGCGGCGGGCCGGTGCTGATCAACCTGATCCACGACATCGACAATCTGCGCTTCATCTGCGGCGAGATCGACAGCGTGCAGGCGATGACCTCGAACGCCGCGCGTGGCCTTGCAGTCGAGGACACCGCCGCGCTGATCTTCCGCTTCGCCAATGGGGCACTCGGCACGGCAACCGTCTCGGACGCGACGCCCTCGCCCTGGAGCTGGGAGCTCTCCTCAGGCGAGAACAAGGCGTATCCGCAGCGCGAGGGGCATTGCTACTTGATCGCGGGGAGCGAAGGCTCGCTGTCGCTGCCCGGGCTCGAACGCTGGCACTATGAGGGCAGGCAAGGCTGGTGGGAACCGCTGCTGCGGGAGAGCCTCGCGGTCGAGCCGCTTGAGCCGCTGGCCGAGCAGATCCGGCATTTCTGCGCTGTGATCCGCGGCACAGAAGCGCCGATCACCGACGCCGCAGACGCCGCGCGCACACTTGCTGTCGTCGAGGCCGTCAGCGAGGCTGCGCGGCGTGGCGGCCTCGTCACCATCGCAGGACAGGCAAGGGCACAAGCTGCATGA
- a CDS encoding shikimate dehydrogenase: MPGIPIANRTKRVLLGLIGSPIAHSAAPAMHETAARAAGFALHYHLIEVAGAGRDDLVAMLDGVRRMGFSGVNVTYPYKEAVVPLLDALSQEAAAMGAVNTVVARDGVLTGHNTDATGFATAYRALNRDDGDAPVAIIGTGGVGKAIGFALVGCGVGHLKLFDSDPAKAQALATQIGARARVEICTSVEAAAAGTAGLVNGTPIGMLPNRDSPIPAGLIHKSQWVADAVYHPLWTPLLKAAQTAGAMVMTGRELSINQAVDAFTLFTGVQPPAGAIAEAFDRALAAQEASHKAA, from the coding sequence ATGCCGGGCATTCCCATCGCCAACCGGACGAAGCGCGTGCTGCTCGGGCTGATTGGCTCGCCGATCGCGCATTCGGCCGCGCCTGCCATGCATGAGACGGCAGCGCGGGCGGCAGGTTTCGCGCTGCATTACCACCTGATCGAGGTGGCGGGTGCGGGCCGCGACGATCTCGTCGCCATGCTCGACGGCGTGCGCCGCATGGGCTTTTCCGGCGTCAATGTGACCTATCCCTACAAGGAGGCAGTCGTTCCGCTGCTCGACGCGCTCTCGCAGGAGGCGGCCGCCATGGGCGCCGTCAACACGGTCGTGGCGCGGGACGGGGTGCTGACCGGCCACAACACCGATGCGACGGGTTTCGCCACGGCCTATCGCGCGCTTAACCGCGATGACGGCGACGCGCCGGTCGCGATCATCGGCACGGGGGGCGTCGGCAAGGCGATCGGCTTTGCGCTCGTCGGCTGCGGCGTCGGCCATCTCAAGCTGTTCGACAGCGACCCCGCCAAGGCGCAGGCGCTCGCCACCCAGATCGGCGCGCGGGCACGCGTCGAGATCTGCACCAGCGTCGAGGCGGCGGCGGCCGGCACGGCAGGCCTCGTCAACGGCACGCCGATCGGCATGCTGCCCAACCGCGACAGCCCGATTCCGGCCGGCCTCATCCACAAGTCTCAATGGGTCGCCGACGCGGTCTATCATCCGCTCTGGACACCGCTGCTCAAAGCCGCGCAGACAGCGGGCGCCATGGTGATGACGGGCCGCGAGCTCAGCATCAACCAGGCCGTCGACGCGTTCACGCTGTTCACCGGCGTGCAGCCCCCGGCCGGGGCTATCGCCGAGGCCTTCGACCGAGCCCTGGCCGCACAGGAGGCGAGCCACAAAGCAGCCTGA
- a CDS encoding ABC transporter ATP-binding protein: MTTPILELDGVVGGYGAMTILNGTMFKVPRAAITTVIGPNGAGKSTVFKAIFGLLRVREGQIRLEGTEITNWSQRKLLEAGICYVPQGRNIFPELSVRHNIELGAVAAGSHITDMPKRIEAALDRFPALRAKADVQASTLSGGQQKQLEIVRGLLLDPKLVLIDEPSIGLSPMLVQETFGILMDLRAKGVTILMIEQNARSALEISDEGLVLELGQTRMQGPAAEILADPRVAQLFLGGALTEAA, translated from the coding sequence ATGACCACACCCATCCTCGAACTCGATGGCGTGGTCGGCGGATACGGCGCCATGACCATCCTCAACGGCACCATGTTCAAGGTGCCACGCGCCGCCATCACCACCGTGATCGGCCCCAACGGCGCCGGCAAATCGACCGTGTTCAAGGCGATCTTCGGGCTGCTCAGGGTGCGCGAGGGCCAGATCCGGCTGGAGGGCACCGAGATCACCAACTGGAGCCAACGCAAGCTGCTGGAGGCCGGGATTTGCTACGTCCCGCAGGGGCGCAACATCTTCCCGGAACTGTCTGTGCGCCACAATATCGAGCTGGGCGCGGTCGCGGCGGGTTCGCATATCACGGACATGCCCAAACGCATCGAGGCGGCGCTCGACCGCTTCCCGGCGCTGCGGGCCAAGGCCGACGTGCAGGCCTCGACACTCTCGGGCGGGCAGCAGAAGCAGCTCGAGATCGTGCGTGGCCTGCTGCTCGATCCCAAGCTCGTGCTGATCGACGAGCCCTCGATCGGCCTGTCGCCGATGCTGGTGCAGGAAACCTTCGGCATCCTGATGGATCTGCGCGCCAAGGGCGTCACCATCCTGATGATCGAGCAGAATGCGCGCTCGGCGCTCGAGATCTCGGATGAAGGCCTCGTGCTCGAACTCGGCCAGACGCGGATGCAGGGCCCGGCGGCCGAGATCCTCGCTGACCCGCGCGTCGCGCAGTTGTTTCTCGGCGGCGCACTGACGGAGGCGGCGTGA
- a CDS encoding LysR family transcriptional regulator, whose protein sequence is MLTLRQIEVIRAIMIAGTISGAAKLLAVSSPGISRLMKHTERTLRLKLFERRHGRYVPTPEANDIFEQINGVYKKVDDLHYTLARIERGGDIELRIGSVPSICHVMVPRAIEKLKRKHPDLRLDINILKIEEALDYLLLGKGEIAAMSYKLDHPGIDFVPLSIGELLCIVPEGHELAGREVISAAEIVRHELIGIDPNDPYGRIMAEIFSRQGLGYDIVIKARFGTTVCSLVRAGLGIAVIDQFTVAHGSMQGIVAIPIAEPTQFQTYVAIKNDKAPSLYAETFVALLRQEMDAVVRPRATMAARTAGKITSG, encoded by the coding sequence ATGCTCACCTTGCGACAGATCGAGGTGATCCGCGCCATCATGATCGCCGGGACGATCAGCGGCGCGGCGAAGCTGCTCGCGGTCTCGTCGCCGGGGATCAGCCGGCTGATGAAGCATACCGAGCGGACGCTGCGGTTGAAGCTGTTCGAGCGCCGGCACGGCCGCTATGTGCCGACGCCGGAAGCCAACGACATCTTCGAGCAGATCAACGGGGTCTACAAGAAGGTCGACGACCTGCACTACACGCTGGCGCGGATCGAGCGCGGCGGCGATATCGAGCTCAGGATCGGCTCGGTGCCGAGCATCTGCCACGTCATGGTGCCGCGCGCGATCGAGAAGCTGAAGCGCAAGCATCCCGATCTGCGCCTCGACATCAACATCCTCAAGATCGAGGAAGCGCTCGACTATCTCCTGCTCGGCAAGGGCGAGATCGCGGCGATGAGCTACAAGCTCGACCATCCCGGCATCGATTTCGTGCCGCTCTCCATCGGCGAACTGCTCTGCATCGTCCCGGAAGGGCATGAGCTGGCCGGGCGCGAGGTGATCTCGGCGGCCGAGATCGTGCGCCACGAGCTGATCGGCATCGATCCGAACGATCCCTATGGCCGGATCATGGCCGAGATCTTCAGCCGGCAGGGGCTCGGCTACGACATCGTCATCAAGGCCCGCTTCGGCACCACGGTCTGCTCGCTGGTGCGCGCCGGGCTCGGCATCGCCGTGATCGACCAGTTCACCGTCGCACATGGCTCGATGCAAGGCATCGTGGCTATCCCGATCGCCGAGCCGACGCAGTTCCAGACCTATGTCGCGATCAAGAACGACAAGGCCCCGTCCCTCTATGCGGAAACCTTCGTGGCCCTGCTGCGGCAGGAGATGGATGCGGTCGTCAGGCCGCGCGCGACCATGGCCGCAAGGACCGCTGGAAAGATAACATCAGGTTAG
- a CDS encoding dihydrofolate reductase family protein, with translation MAKIVFGMNQSLDGYVDHQEFAPDPLLFHHWTEHVRGLAGSVYGRRMYEIMRYWDEDDPAWTPERRDFAVAWRKQPKWVVSRSLKSVGPNATLVEGDVEATIRGLKAQLVGEIAVSGPDLARSLTELGLIDEYRLYLHPVVLGGSKPFFAGSRPRLRLVTSDVIGRDTIRLTYVPA, from the coding sequence ATGGCAAAGATCGTCTTCGGAATGAATCAGTCCTTGGACGGCTATGTCGATCATCAGGAGTTTGCTCCCGATCCCCTGCTCTTTCACCACTGGACAGAGCATGTGCGCGGCCTCGCGGGCAGCGTGTATGGCCGCCGCATGTACGAGATCATGCGCTATTGGGACGAAGACGACCCTGCGTGGACCCCGGAGCGCCGCGATTTCGCGGTGGCTTGGCGGAAGCAACCGAAATGGGTCGTGTCGCGCTCGTTGAAATCGGTTGGCCCCAACGCCACGCTTGTCGAGGGCGACGTCGAGGCGACGATCCGTGGGCTGAAGGCACAACTCGTTGGGGAGATTGCCGTTTCCGGCCCGGACTTGGCTCGAAGCCTGACCGAACTTGGCCTCATCGATGAGTATCGACTCTACCTCCACCCGGTTGTTCTGGGGGGCAGCAAGCCCTTTTTCGCCGGCTCCCGGCCGCGGCTTCGCCTTGTGACCAGCGATGTCATCGGCAGGGACACGATCAGGCTGACATACGTTCCTGCCTAG
- a CDS encoding branched-chain amino acid ABC transporter permease: protein MAEFIAYLIAGIATGAIYALAAIGFTLVWQTSQTINFAQGEFVMLPAVLVLLAIKLFGAPVWLGALIGIAAFIAIFGIGFKLAVVDPMIRHGVLPLAIATMALSIIMKEGAKDGFSAEAQNFPSFVPTQTIEVFGAAISLQHLAIIACAFAVIGLLQWFVGGTRLGRQMQATAQNPTVARILGIPVERMVLLTFVINAALAVVASVLISPIYLAKFSNGEVIGLFAFIAAIVGGFNQVRGALVGGLVVGIVDSMAAAYISSSYRLAVPLVLLVVIILLKPEGLMGRREERRV, encoded by the coding sequence ATGGCCGAATTCATTGCCTATCTCATCGCCGGCATCGCCACGGGGGCGATCTATGCGCTCGCCGCGATCGGCTTCACGCTGGTCTGGCAGACCTCGCAGACGATCAACTTCGCGCAGGGCGAGTTCGTGATGTTGCCGGCCGTGCTCGTGCTGCTCGCGATCAAGCTGTTCGGCGCGCCGGTCTGGCTGGGCGCATTGATCGGAATTGCCGCCTTCATTGCGATCTTCGGCATCGGCTTCAAGCTCGCCGTGGTCGATCCGATGATCCGGCATGGCGTGCTGCCGCTCGCCATCGCCACCATGGCCTTGTCGATCATCATGAAGGAAGGCGCCAAGGACGGCTTCTCGGCCGAGGCGCAGAACTTCCCCTCCTTCGTGCCGACGCAGACGATCGAGGTCTTCGGCGCGGCAATCTCTCTGCAGCATCTCGCGATCATCGCCTGCGCCTTCGCCGTCATTGGCCTGCTGCAATGGTTCGTCGGCGGCACGCGGCTCGGCCGGCAGATGCAGGCAACGGCGCAGAACCCGACGGTGGCGCGCATCCTCGGCATCCCGGTCGAGCGCATGGTGCTTTTAACCTTCGTCATCAATGCCGCGCTCGCGGTCGTCGCTTCGGTGCTGATCTCGCCGATCTATCTGGCGAAATTCTCCAATGGCGAGGTCATCGGCCTCTTCGCCTTCATCGCGGCGATCGTCGGCGGCTTCAACCAGGTGCGCGGCGCGCTCGTCGGCGGGCTCGTCGTCGGCATCGTCGATTCGATGGCCGCCGCCTACATCTCCAGCTCCTACCGGCTCGCCGTGCCGCTCGTGCTGCTCGTCGTCATCATCCTGCTCAAGCCCGAAGGGCTGATGGGCCGCAGAGAGGAGCGCCGTGTATGA
- a CDS encoding VOC family protein yields the protein MTASENDQRIDYVEFNVADLGRARDFYAAAFGWTMTDYGPEYCAFADGRLEGGFTTQGTPKPGGPLVILYADDLAATQGRIEAAGGRIVKPAFDFPGGRRFHFSDPNGYELAVWSKP from the coding sequence ATGACAGCGTCCGAAAACGACCAGCGGATCGACTATGTCGAGTTTAACGTCGCCGATCTCGGCCGGGCGCGGGACTTCTATGCAGCCGCCTTCGGCTGGACGATGACCGACTACGGACCAGAGTACTGCGCCTTCGCCGACGGACGGCTGGAAGGCGGCTTCACCACGCAAGGGACGCCCAAACCGGGCGGACCGCTGGTCATCCTCTACGCCGACGACCTCGCCGCGACGCAAGGCCGGATCGAGGCGGCGGGTGGGCGCATCGTGAAGCCGGCGTTCGATTTCCCCGGCGGGCGGCGCTTCCATTTCAGCGATCCCAACGGCTACGAACTCGCGGTCTGGTCGAAGCCTTGA